One Eurosta solidaginis isolate ZX-2024a chromosome 1, ASM4086904v1, whole genome shotgun sequence genomic window, aacTTGGTTGAGCACCTCTTTTAATTTCTTAAAGACCGCAGGTGCCATACAGCAACAAGTGCGGGTAAGTATTTGTTACATAATTCAATATTAAACACATGTATCCTAATACTCTGCAATGTCTCCTAAATAATTATAATTCAGACTACATTTGTGCTGAAACGTAAATATGATCCATTGCTCCATAAAAAGAATACAAGACCAAGGAAGTTGCGTGCAAAACATTTTATTTATGAGTTGGTTGAGGATACGAATATCAAGCGAAAACCAAATCTGGAGGTGATACTTAAAACGTATGTTGAAGGCGTAGGTGATAAAGGCGATGTTGTTTCGGTACGACCAAATTTTGCCTATAATAAACTGTTACTACCTGATAAAGCAGTTTACAAAACAGAAGAAAATTTAAGTTTGTATGCTAAAACTGAGGAGGAGAAGAATACGATAGTACATAGCTCAGCATTTGCCCAACGCGTAAGTATAGATGTTCGAGTTGTTATACAAtcacatttataattta contains:
- the mRpL9 gene encoding large ribosomal subunit protein bL9m, with the protein product MLKTWLSTSFNFLKTAGAIQQQVRTTFVLKRKYDPLLHKKNTRPRKLRAKHFIYELVEDTNIKRKPNLEVILKTYVEGVGDKGDVVSVRPNFAYNKLLLPDKAVYKTEENLSLYAKTEEEKNTIVHSSAFAQRTVNVIERFSLTVTMNKDQPWVVEPWHIRASLRKAGIYCPEECITLPKERIEGPDMNKESKEFYCTITINNLEKARLRCHIRHWSTDPSERLPYVAEYWKIPAEPLFGSEEANVNTDASTDVK